The Streptomyces durmitorensis genome contains the following window.
GGGCGCGCTCGTTCTCGTGGGCGGGCTGGCGCTGGCCCTCCTCGGCGGGGTGCTGGTCGTCGTACTCGTCGGGATTCCCCTCCTCGGCCTTCTCGCCTTCGCCGGCATCCCCGTCGCCGCCCTCGAACGCCGCCGCCTCACCCTCGTCGACCCCGCACCCCCCGCCCCCACCCCCCACCGAACCCCCGAAGCCCCCGGCATCCCCGCCTGGTTCAAGCTGCGCGTCAAGGAGCAGGCCACCTGGCGCGAGCTCGCGTACACCGCGCTTCTCGCCCTGGTCCTGTGGCCCCTCGACCTCCTCGTGCTCGCCTGCACCCTCGGCGCCCCCGCCCTCCTCATCGGCGCCCCGGCCCAACTCGCCCTGGACGGCGGCGAGATCCGCGCCGCCAAGCTCTGGCTCGTCAGTGACTATCCGCACGCCTTCGCCATCGCCCTCCTCGGCCTTGCCCTGCTCGCCCCACTCCTCTATCCCCTCGGCGCCTACGCCACCGCCCGCGCCGCCCTCGCCCGTCTCCTCCTCGCCCCGCGCGAGGCCGAGTTGACCCACCAGCTGGCAGAAGTGACCCGCTCCAGGGCCCGCCTGGTCGACGCCTTCGAAGCCGAACGGCGGCGGATCGAGCGGGACCTGCACGACGGGGCCCAGCAGCGCCTGGTCGCGCTGACCATGACCCTGGGCCTCGCCCGGCTCGACGTCACCCCCGGCAG
Protein-coding sequences here:
- a CDS encoding sensor histidine kinase → MARESVRVALGRRGYLGSSAPGRAVAYLVGGVLLGALVLVGGLALALLGGVLVVVLVGIPLLGLLAFAGIPVAALERRRLTLVDPAPPAPTPHRTPEAPGIPAWFKLRVKEQATWRELAYTALLALVLWPLDLLVLACTLGAPALLIGAPAQLALDGGEIRAAKLWLVSDYPHAFAIALLGLALLAPLLYPLGAYATARAALARLLLAPREAELTHQLAEVTRSRARLVDAFEAERRRIERDLHDGAQQRLVALTMTLGLARLDVTPGSPLAAQLATAHDEAGNVLTELRELIRGIHPQVLVDYGLAAAIEDAAERSPIPVDTDLDGLPRLPEPVESAGYFTTREALTNIARHSEAPRAHITARHEHETLRIDVRDNGKGGADPGRGTGLTGLADRIAVLDGTLTVTSPPGGPTVLSVEIPCRAQQPRALTTD